One region of Chryseobacterium sp. C-71 genomic DNA includes:
- the proS gene encoding proline--tRNA ligase, whose protein sequence is MAKLTSRSEDYSKWYNELVVKADLAENSGVRGSMVIKPYGYAIWEKMRDEMDKRFKETGHVNAYFPLFVPKSLFEAEEKNAEGFAKECAIVTHYRLKNDPDNPGKLIVDPDAKLEEELIVRPTSEAIIWNTYKGWIQSYRDLPILINQWANVVRWEMRTRLFLRTSEFLWQEGHTAHATKDEALEEAVKMNNVYADFAEKFMAMPVVMGVKTPSERFAGADDTYCIEALMQDGKALQAGTSHFLGQNFAKAFDVKFTNKEGKIEHAWATSWGTSTRLMGALIMTHSDDFGLVLPPTLAPIQVVIVPIFKGEEQLNQISEVALEIQSKLKLKGISVKFDDDTQNKPGWKFAEYELKGVPLRIAMGQRDLENKSVEIARRDTLTKETRPLEGLDSYIEDLLKTIQQDMYTKAFDFRKDNITKVDSYEEFKKVLEEKGGFIYAHWDGTDEEEAQIKEETKATIRCIPLDDDIEEGVSMISGKPSKRRVLYAKAY, encoded by the coding sequence ATGGCAAAATTAACCTCAAGAAGCGAAGATTATAGCAAATGGTATAATGAATTGGTTGTAAAAGCAGATTTAGCTGAAAACTCCGGCGTGCGAGGATCTATGGTTATTAAACCTTACGGATATGCAATCTGGGAGAAGATGCGTGACGAAATGGATAAAAGATTCAAAGAAACGGGTCATGTTAACGCATATTTCCCGCTATTCGTTCCCAAAAGTTTATTTGAGGCTGAAGAAAAAAATGCAGAAGGTTTTGCCAAAGAATGTGCAATTGTCACTCATTACCGTTTAAAAAATGATCCCGATAATCCAGGGAAATTGATCGTTGATCCGGATGCAAAATTAGAGGAAGAATTAATCGTTCGTCCTACTTCTGAGGCAATCATCTGGAATACTTATAAAGGATGGATTCAGTCTTACAGAGATTTACCTATTTTGATTAACCAATGGGCGAATGTTGTACGTTGGGAAATGAGAACCCGTCTGTTTTTAAGAACTTCTGAGTTTTTGTGGCAGGAAGGGCATACTGCTCACGCTACAAAAGATGAAGCTTTAGAAGAGGCAGTGAAAATGAATAATGTGTATGCAGACTTTGCAGAAAAATTCATGGCAATGCCGGTTGTAATGGGTGTGAAAACTCCTTCTGAAAGATTTGCAGGAGCTGATGACACTTATTGTATTGAAGCATTAATGCAGGACGGAAAAGCGCTTCAGGCAGGTACTTCTCACTTCTTGGGACAGAATTTCGCAAAAGCATTTGACGTAAAATTCACCAACAAAGAAGGAAAAATAGAACACGCCTGGGCAACATCTTGGGGAACTTCAACCCGTTTGATGGGTGCTTTGATTATGACGCATTCTGATGATTTCGGATTGGTCTTACCTCCTACCTTGGCTCCGATTCAGGTTGTGATTGTTCCAATCTTTAAAGGGGAAGAGCAATTGAACCAAATTAGCGAAGTGGCTTTAGAAATTCAGAGTAAATTAAAATTAAAAGGAATTTCGGTTAAATTTGATGATGATACTCAAAACAAACCGGGATGGAAATTCGCTGAGTACGAATTGAAAGGTGTGCCTTTGAGAATCGCAATGGGTCAGAGAGATTTAGAAAATAAATCTGTTGAGATTGCAAGAAGAGATACTCTTACGAAAGAGACTCGTCCGTTGGAAGGTTTAGATTCTTATATTGAAGATTTATTGAAAACTATCCAACAAGATATGTACACTAAGGCTTTTGATTTCAGAAAAGACAACATTACAAAAGTTGACTCTTATGAAGAATTTAAAAAAGTTTTAGAAGAGAAAGGAGGTTTCATCTATGCACATTGGGACGGAACTGATGAGGAAGAAGCACAAATAAAAGAAGAAACCAAAGCGACAATACGTTGTATTCCCTTGGATGATGATATCGAAGAAGGGGTTTCTATGATTTCAGGAAAACCATCTAAAAGACGTGTTTTGTACGCAAAAGCATACTAA
- a CDS encoding prolyl-tRNA synthetase: MKRNIHKNLLGMLKSKGVLAISSGLLLMSCGAQVGGYSETDGVYYDPNKDTLPEGVIINGDQGNRVGEYYDYYPQSSIVENSQINSQEYDNRYNEWSDTNYGNATDSDWGNFAGSQTNVYDNSWGWGMGMGWGSPWGWGSSWGWNGGWGMGMSFGWGSPWGWNNGWGWGNPYWGMGWNNWGMYNPYWGGYGYGGWYGGAGYWGGNYYRPSYRRSGANGRGFTNNTSGISRYNGNTSGFRNGNNGSGFRNGQGQQGFRNNSGGFRQGTTNGGFRQGTTNGGFRNQSGMRNSNGQQRPNYNYRPQQQTRPNYNNQQSQPRSNDGGFRSGGFNSGSSGGGFRSGGSSGGGGGMRSGGGGGGFRSGGR, translated from the coding sequence ATGAAAAGAAATATACATAAAAATTTACTTGGCATGCTGAAATCCAAAGGGGTTTTGGCTATCTCAAGTGGCTTGCTATTAATGTCTTGTGGTGCTCAGGTTGGAGGTTACAGTGAGACAGACGGAGTATATTACGATCCGAACAAAGATACTCTACCGGAAGGTGTGATCATCAATGGAGATCAAGGTAACAGAGTAGGAGAATATTATGATTATTACCCACAATCTAGCATTGTAGAAAATTCTCAGATCAATTCCCAAGAATACGACAACAGATATAATGAATGGAGTGATACCAATTACGGTAATGCTACAGATTCTGATTGGGGTAATTTTGCAGGAAGCCAGACCAACGTATACGACAACTCTTGGGGTTGGGGTATGGGAATGGGTTGGGGCTCACCTTGGGGATGGGGCTCATCTTGGGGATGGAATGGCGGCTGGGGCATGGGAATGTCATTCGGTTGGGGTTCTCCTTGGGGATGGAACAACGGTTGGGGCTGGGGCAATCCTTATTGGGGAATGGGCTGGAACAACTGGGGAATGTATAACCCTTACTGGGGCGGATATGGTTACGGAGGCTGGTATGGCGGTGCAGGTTACTGGGGAGGTAATTATTACAGACCATCTTACAGAAGAAGTGGAGCCAACGGCAGAGGATTTACAAATAATACTTCAGGTATCAGTAGATATAATGGAAACACTTCTGGCTTCAGAAATGGAAACAATGGTTCTGGTTTTAGAAACGGCCAAGGTCAGCAGGGATTCAGAAATAATAGCGGAGGTTTTAGACAAGGAACAACCAATGGTGGTTTCAGACAAGGAACTACAAACGGCGGTTTCAGAAATCAATCCGGTATGAGAAACTCTAATGGTCAGCAAAGACCCAATTATAATTACAGACCACAACAACAAACAAGACCAAATTATAATAACCAACAGTCACAGCCAAGATCAAACGATGGCGGTTTCAGATCAGGAGGATTCAACTCTGGAAGTAGCGGAGGCGGATTCAGATCTGGTGGTTCTTCTGGCGGTGGCGGAGGAATGAGATCAGGCGGCGGTGGCGGCGGTTTCAGATCCGGTGGTAGATAA
- a CDS encoding OmpP1/FadL family transporter: MSISAAFFVQAQDISVIRNSIDVYSNTPMVGPSKFNAMVGSNGALGGDGTSLMTNPAGIGVAIAGDVSATLSVTNNKNTSSLAGSSLNYDINKVDIGNANGVAVFQLMTETPWKFINVAANISTSSIENYVESPGNSNVSIAKNLVDSGGNNVVGNMSYLGHAYNRYGTQTKFNVGVGANYNNLWYFGASLNMHGVDLEQYDSTVFGLDLDNSVTTFDKQYTPYSEKSSGFSGSVGVIGKLSNQFRLGASIESPTWWSVDRVYRDYYDGGDGIYYDNFTEDRTFRSPMKATLSGAFVPSKNFAINVDYTLGLTKPRYKVQGVAESELNTFFSDNYKNLSEVKVGAEYRIKGLRLRGGYSYASSPFDSTTVSAFSNTGTVANTNYSNFILGDRNTIGAGIGYDFGKFYIDAAYQNITSEYKNPFLAGYQFDDYNTGYYSGDFDVTTPNSVVSDVKNVRNNFFLTVGWKF, translated from the coding sequence ATGAGTATTTCTGCAGCATTTTTTGTGCAGGCTCAGGATATTTCAGTAATCAGAAATTCTATTGATGTATATTCAAATACGCCAATGGTTGGTCCTTCGAAGTTTAATGCAATGGTAGGCTCGAATGGAGCTTTAGGTGGTGACGGTACTTCGCTGATGACTAACCCTGCAGGTATTGGTGTTGCGATTGCTGGTGATGTTTCGGCAACGCTATCGGTAACGAATAATAAAAATACATCTTCACTAGCCGGTTCTTCTTTAAATTATGATATTAATAAAGTTGATATCGGTAATGCCAATGGAGTTGCTGTTTTTCAGTTGATGACAGAAACACCTTGGAAGTTTATTAACGTTGCTGCCAATATTTCTACATCATCTATTGAAAACTATGTGGAATCACCAGGAAACTCAAATGTTTCTATTGCTAAAAATCTTGTTGATTCAGGAGGAAATAACGTTGTGGGAAATATGTCTTATTTAGGTCATGCTTATAATAGATACGGTACGCAAACTAAATTTAATGTGGGTGTCGGTGCAAACTATAACAATTTGTGGTACTTCGGTGCTAGCTTAAATATGCATGGAGTCGACTTGGAGCAGTATGATAGTACTGTATTCGGATTAGATTTAGATAATTCTGTAACCACTTTCGATAAGCAATATACGCCATACTCTGAAAAATCAAGTGGTTTCTCAGGAAGCGTAGGGGTTATCGGAAAATTAAGTAATCAATTCCGATTGGGTGCTTCAATAGAATCGCCTACTTGGTGGTCAGTTGACAGAGTATACAGAGATTATTATGATGGCGGAGACGGAATTTATTATGATAATTTTACTGAAGACAGAACATTCAGATCTCCAATGAAAGCTACATTAAGTGGTGCTTTTGTACCCAGCAAAAATTTTGCTATTAACGTAGACTACACTTTAGGTTTAACAAAGCCAAGATATAAAGTTCAGGGTGTTGCTGAGTCAGAATTAAATACTTTCTTCAGCGATAATTACAAGAATTTATCTGAAGTAAAAGTAGGTGCAGAATACAGAATAAAAGGGTTGAGATTGAGAGGAGGTTATTCTTATGCATCAAGCCCGTTTGATAGTACAACAGTTAGTGCATTTTCAAATACGGGAACTGTTGCAAATACCAACTACAGCAACTTTATTTTAGGAGATAGAAATACGATTGGTGCAGGTATCGGATATGATTTTGGAAAGTTCTACATCGATGCGGCTTATCAAAATATAACTTCAGAATATAAAAATCCATTTTTGGCTGGATATCAATTTGATGATTATAATACAGGATATTACTCAGGAGATTTCGACGTTACGACGCCAAATTCTGTAGTATCTGACGTGAAAAATGTGAGAAATAATTTCTTCCTTACTGTAGGCTGGAAATTCTAA
- a CDS encoding ZIP family metal transporter, with the protein MIIILLILSVIAGVFLGKLFGKKEQFAKNLLILSAGFLITICLNEVFPQVYTSDVSENLGIFVIGGVLLQMILEALTKGFEHGHFHHHNESSNILPVALMVGLFIHAFIEGIPLANETNPLSPYLLGILFHNLPISFILGAFLFNRSGSKASYPSLLIVALFALASPMGMLLGNYFNPDWQPYFLAIVGGIFLHISSVIIFESNKNHNINWSKIGLVILGVSLALLMHLFHTHPHGHHH; encoded by the coding sequence ATGATTATAATATTATTAATTTTAAGCGTTATTGCCGGCGTTTTTCTCGGAAAACTCTTTGGTAAAAAAGAACAGTTTGCAAAAAATCTGTTGATTCTAAGTGCCGGTTTTCTGATTACCATTTGCCTGAATGAAGTTTTTCCACAAGTTTACACTTCTGATGTCAGTGAAAATCTGGGAATCTTCGTGATTGGCGGTGTTCTGCTTCAAATGATTTTAGAAGCGTTAACAAAAGGTTTTGAGCACGGGCATTTCCATCATCATAATGAAAGCAGCAATATTTTACCTGTTGCCTTGATGGTCGGATTGTTTATTCATGCGTTTATCGAGGGAATTCCTTTGGCAAATGAAACCAATCCTCTTTCGCCTTATCTTTTAGGAATTTTGTTTCACAATCTTCCTATTTCGTTTATTTTGGGTGCGTTCTTGTTTAACCGTTCAGGTTCAAAAGCGTCTTATCCTTCCTTATTAATTGTGGCTTTATTCGCTCTAGCCTCACCAATGGGAATGTTGCTTGGAAATTATTTCAACCCTGATTGGCAACCATATTTCCTGGCAATTGTAGGTGGTATTTTTCTTCATATTTCATCGGTTATTATTTTCGAAAGCAATAAAAATCACAATATTAACTGGTCAAAAATTGGATTGGTTATTTTAGGAGTTTCCTTGGCTTTATTAATGCATTTGTTTCATACACATCCACATGGTCATCATCATTAA
- a CDS encoding class I SAM-dependent methyltransferase, with product MEWFESWFDTPYYHLLYSNRDYTEAENFITKLTQELQLPQSSKIIDLACGKGRHSVFLNKLGYDVLGLDLSQQSIEFDKQFENESLTFKVHDMRNPIDSEPVNAVFNLFTSFGYFDNETDDRNVFKSVYNALKPEGFFVLDYLNEEFVTRNLVPETTIHREGIDFHISKKIEGRHIIKDIRFEIDGEAKHFFEKVKLHTLETIENYASECGFERVKIWGDYQLNDFKKEVSPRCINLFKKK from the coding sequence ATGGAATGGTTTGAATCTTGGTTTGATACGCCTTATTATCATTTGCTTTACAGTAACAGAGACTACACGGAAGCAGAAAACTTCATCACAAAACTCACTCAGGAGCTTCAGCTGCCTCAATCTTCAAAAATAATCGACCTTGCGTGCGGAAAAGGAAGACACTCGGTTTTTCTTAATAAATTGGGCTATGATGTGCTTGGTTTAGACCTTTCTCAACAAAGTATTGAGTTTGACAAGCAGTTTGAAAATGAAAGTTTAACTTTCAAAGTTCATGATATGAGAAATCCTATTGATTCTGAACCTGTAAATGCAGTTTTCAATCTCTTTACCAGCTTTGGGTATTTTGACAACGAGACGGATGACAGAAATGTTTTTAAATCAGTTTACAATGCCCTAAAACCGGAAGGTTTTTTTGTTCTGGATTATCTGAATGAAGAATTTGTAACAAGAAATTTGGTTCCGGAAACTACAATTCACAGAGAAGGAATTGATTTTCATATTTCTAAAAAAATTGAAGGCAGACACATCATTAAAGACATTCGTTTTGAAATTGATGGAGAAGCTAAACATTTTTTTGAAAAAGTAAAACTTCACACCCTAGAAACGATTGAAAATTATGCTTCAGAATGTGGATTTGAAAGAGTGAAAATTTGGGGAGATTATCAGTTGAATGATTTTAAAAAGGAAGTTTCGCCGCGTTGCATTAATTTGTTTAAGAAAAAGTAA
- a CDS encoding class I SAM-dependent RNA methyltransferase gives MDTENIKIQIKTFFGLETVLGEEIKKLGGRNVELKNRAVNCEGDLGFLYKINYSARTALKILVPIDEFKAYNETKYYDRLFKFEWDEFMDVNQTFAIDSTVNSERFSHSQFMTFKMKDAIVDYFQNKYGRRPSIETKSPDIKFHLHIDRELVTISLDSSGDALFKRGYRREQGEAPINEVLASGMLQLAGWDGKGNLLDPMCGSGTLLIEAAMIAMDLPAQLYRRRFAFQNWKNYDDDLFATIKQHRVDRIREFHGKIVGYDIDGRMLDAARTNVESAEMEDVIEVRRENFFDTKKDMFPLLMVFNPPYDERISINDDDFYKKIGDTFKTSYPNTLAWLISSDLDAPKKIGLRPSRKIKLFNGKLETRFLQYEMYEGTKKLHKLENKEE, from the coding sequence ATGGATACAGAAAATATTAAAATTCAGATAAAAACATTCTTCGGATTAGAAACAGTTTTAGGTGAAGAAATCAAAAAACTGGGTGGAAGAAACGTTGAACTTAAAAATCGTGCAGTCAATTGTGAGGGAGATTTAGGTTTTCTTTATAAAATCAATTATTCGGCAAGAACGGCTTTGAAGATTCTTGTGCCGATTGATGAATTTAAAGCATATAACGAAACAAAATACTACGACAGGCTTTTCAAATTTGAATGGGATGAGTTTATGGATGTCAACCAGACTTTTGCTATAGATTCTACAGTAAATTCTGAAAGATTCAGTCATTCCCAGTTCATGACTTTCAAAATGAAAGATGCGATTGTAGATTATTTCCAAAATAAGTACGGAAGAAGACCGAGCATTGAAACAAAATCTCCGGATATTAAATTTCATCTTCATATCGACAGAGAATTGGTGACGATTTCTTTAGATTCTTCGGGTGATGCTTTATTTAAAAGAGGGTACAGAAGAGAGCAGGGTGAAGCACCAATCAACGAAGTTTTGGCAAGCGGAATGCTTCAGTTGGCAGGTTGGGACGGAAAAGGGAATTTGCTTGATCCGATGTGCGGATCCGGAACGCTTTTGATAGAAGCTGCGATGATTGCTATGGATTTGCCGGCACAGCTTTACAGAAGAAGATTTGCTTTCCAAAACTGGAAAAATTATGATGATGATTTATTTGCTACGATAAAGCAACATCGTGTAGACAGAATCAGAGAATTTCACGGAAAAATCGTGGGTTACGATATCGACGGAAGAATGCTGGATGCTGCAAGAACCAATGTAGAATCTGCGGAAATGGAAGACGTTATCGAAGTAAGAAGAGAAAACTTCTTTGATACCAAAAAAGATATGTTCCCGTTGTTGATGGTTTTCAATCCGCCTTATGATGAGAGAATTTCAATTAATGATGACGATTTCTATAAGAAAATAGGAGATACGTTTAAGACAAGTTACCCAAATACTTTGGCTTGGCTGATTTCTTCAGATCTTGATGCTCCAAAGAAAATAGGATTGCGACCTTCAAGAAAAATCAAGCTTTTCAACGGAAAACTGGAAACCAGATTTTTGCAGTACGAAATGTATGAGGGAACGAAGAAGTTGCATAAACTAGAGAATAAAGAAGAGTAA
- a CDS encoding branched-chain amino acid ABC transporter substrate-binding protein has protein sequence MSLNIFEIIEGIVDFVCLLTDYTSSDSNNSGKKFRKNSKYTVELWSGGFFIIASILFLIVFKNPLPDKDFIQTILVCILIGLVLSFVVFFSLFHLGLYYFRSVFEFLLFSGTFILLMIALVLYVYFKSNLFSI, from the coding sequence ATGTCTCTGAATATTTTTGAGATTATTGAAGGTATTGTCGATTTCGTTTGTCTTTTGACAGATTATACTTCGTCAGATTCTAATAATAGCGGCAAAAAATTCAGAAAAAATTCAAAATACACAGTCGAATTGTGGAGTGGAGGCTTTTTTATAATTGCCTCCATTTTGTTTTTAATTGTATTTAAAAATCCTTTGCCAGATAAAGATTTTATACAAACCATTTTAGTTTGCATTTTGATAGGTTTGGTTTTGTCTTTTGTGGTGTTTTTTTCTCTATTTCACTTAGGTCTTTATTATTTCAGGAGTGTATTTGAGTTTCTGCTTTTCAGCGGAACATTCATTTTATTAATGATTGCACTTGTTTTGTATGTGTATTTTAAATCAAATTTGTTTAGTATTTAA
- a CDS encoding glycosyltransferase family 2 protein — MNPTISIVVAIFNRKDELFELLNSLTFQTDKAFEIIIVDDGSLIDLKPTIGNFDGILDIKYFRKDNSGPGLSRNYGSKRASNEWLVFVDSDVIVEKDYIQNIKKDILTIPCDAFGGADKAHKGFNLMQKAISYSMTSVFTTGGIRGNKKAVSKFQPRSFNMGVKKEVFEKVGGFSEMRIGEDPDLSMTLWENGFSTAFFDNIAVYHKRRVDFGKFSKQVYQFGCARPILNQRHPKYVKISFAFPTLFLLGYVLGFIEYFILGRGIILAFYGLYTFMVLIHSLIVTKNIAIAGMAVISTYIQMFSYGYGFLKSWILLNVFRMKPENAFPKHFHKN; from the coding sequence TTGAATCCTACCATTTCCATTGTTGTCGCCATATTTAACCGAAAAGACGAGCTTTTTGAGCTTCTCAATTCATTAACCTTTCAAACGGATAAAGCTTTTGAAATTATCATTGTGGATGACGGTTCATTGATCGATCTGAAACCAACCATTGGTAATTTTGATGGAATTTTAGATATTAAATATTTTAGAAAAGACAATTCAGGTCCCGGTTTATCGAGAAATTACGGTTCAAAAAGAGCTTCCAATGAATGGCTTGTTTTTGTAGACAGCGATGTGATTGTGGAGAAAGATTATATTCAAAATATTAAAAAGGATATTCTTACCATTCCTTGTGATGCTTTTGGTGGGGCAGATAAGGCGCATAAAGGCTTTAATCTGATGCAGAAAGCGATTTCTTACTCTATGACTTCAGTTTTTACAACAGGTGGAATCAGAGGGAATAAAAAGGCAGTTTCAAAATTTCAGCCCAGAAGTTTCAATATGGGAGTGAAGAAAGAAGTTTTTGAGAAGGTTGGAGGTTTTTCTGAAATGAGGATTGGTGAAGACCCGGATTTATCGATGACGCTTTGGGAAAACGGTTTTTCAACTGCGTTTTTTGATAATATCGCTGTGTATCATAAACGTCGTGTAGATTTTGGGAAATTTTCAAAACAGGTGTATCAGTTCGGTTGTGCAAGACCGATTTTAAATCAGAGACATCCGAAATATGTGAAAATATCTTTTGCATTTCCAACATTGTTTCTGCTGGGATATGTTTTAGGTTTTATTGAATATTTCATTCTTGGACGAGGGATTATTCTGGCATTTTACGGACTCTATACTTTCATGGTTTTAATACACTCCCTGATTGTGACAAAGAACATTGCAATCGCCGGAATGGCGGTTATTTCGACTTATATTCAAATGTTCTCTTACGGCTACGGTTTTTTAAAATCGTGGATTTTGCTGAATGTTTTCAGAATGAAACCTGAAAATGCTTTCCCGAAACATTTTCATAAAAATTAA
- a CDS encoding aminotransferase class I/II-fold pyridoxal phosphate-dependent enzyme yields the protein MDNFNAANEIQDLQYFGEFGGVNPSISDSSTYTFLSAKTMFDTFEGNADGCYLYSRHSSPMNLYLSQALAKMENTETANVTASGMGAITSVLMQVCKSGDHIISSRTIYGGTYAFLKNFLPPFNIDTTFVDINNFESIENAIQPNTKIIYCESVSNPLLEVADLRKLSSICKKHNLKLIVDNTFSPLSISPSLLGADIVIHSLTKFINGSSDTVGGVYCGTQEFINDTKNVNNGACMLLGPTMDSFRSASILKNLRTLHIRMKQHSHNAMYLAERFENDGLKVSYPGLRSHKNHELMKSMMQREYGFGGLLTVDAGTTEKANELMEMMQHENLGYLAVSLGFYKTLFSCSGSSTSSEIPEDEREEMGISDGLIRFSIGLDHDIERTYKKMKECMLKTGVLHHETIYTS from the coding sequence ATGGATAATTTTAATGCAGCAAACGAAATACAGGATTTGCAATATTTTGGAGAATTTGGAGGAGTAAATCCATCAATCTCAGACAGCTCTACCTATACTTTTCTTTCTGCAAAAACCATGTTTGATACTTTTGAAGGGAATGCCGATGGCTGTTATTTATATTCAAGACATTCTTCACCGATGAATCTTTATCTTTCTCAGGCCTTGGCTAAAATGGAAAATACAGAAACGGCTAATGTGACTGCTTCCGGAATGGGTGCTATCACCTCTGTACTGATGCAGGTTTGTAAGAGTGGTGACCATATCATCTCCAGCAGAACAATCTATGGCGGAACGTATGCTTTTCTAAAAAACTTTCTTCCACCGTTCAATATTGACACAACTTTTGTTGACATCAATAATTTTGAGTCGATTGAAAATGCTATTCAGCCCAACACAAAAATAATTTATTGCGAAAGTGTGAGCAATCCGCTTCTGGAAGTAGCTGACCTTAGAAAACTTTCCTCAATTTGCAAAAAACATAATTTAAAACTTATAGTAGACAATACTTTTTCTCCGCTTTCCATTTCACCAAGTCTTTTAGGTGCTGATATTGTCATTCACAGTTTAACTAAATTTATTAATGGTAGCAGTGATACGGTTGGCGGAGTTTATTGTGGTACACAAGAATTTATTAATGACACCAAAAATGTGAACAACGGAGCCTGTATGCTTCTTGGCCCTACGATGGACAGCTTCAGATCTGCAAGTATTCTTAAAAACCTGAGAACGCTTCACATCAGAATGAAACAGCACAGCCACAACGCAATGTATCTTGCTGAAAGATTTGAAAATGATGGATTGAAAGTTTCTTATCCAGGTTTACGATCACACAAAAATCATGAGCTGATGAAGAGTATGATGCAGAGAGAATATGGTTTTGGCGGACTTCTCACTGTGGACGCCGGAACGACTGAAAAAGCGAACGAACTAATGGAAATGATGCAGCACGAAAATCTTGGATATCTTGCGGTGAGTTTAGGATTTTACAAAACATTATTCTCATGCTCCGGAAGCTCAACCTCATCTGAAATACCGGAAGACGAACGCGAAGAAATGGGAATTTCAGACGGACTTATACGATTCTCTATAGGCCTCGACCACGACATCGAGCGAACTTATAAAAAAATGAAAGAATGCATGCTCAAAACTGGCGTTCTACACCATGAAACTATTTATACATCTTGA
- a CDS encoding Lrp/AsnC family transcriptional regulator yields MQFDETDKKLLLFLQQDCKQTTKELSYKLGLSITAVYERVRKLENNGVISKYVAILDKTKIDKNFIILCHVKLTQHKKEYVLRFEKEVMTLDEVTECFHVSGDYDYILKICVKDMEDYRNFMLTKLTTIQHIASTQSSFTISEVKNTTELVL; encoded by the coding sequence ATGCAATTTGACGAAACAGATAAAAAACTGCTGCTTTTTCTACAACAAGACTGTAAGCAAACCACCAAAGAGCTGTCTTACAAACTCGGTTTGTCAATTACTGCAGTTTATGAACGTGTTAGAAAACTTGAAAACAACGGAGTAATTTCAAAATATGTGGCCATTTTAGATAAAACAAAAATTGATAAAAACTTCATTATTCTTTGTCATGTGAAATTGACTCAGCATAAAAAAGAATACGTACTTCGTTTTGAAAAAGAAGTGATGACTTTAGATGAGGTGACGGAATGCTTTCATGTAAGTGGTGATTACGATTATATTCTAAAAATTTGTGTGAAAGACATGGAAGATTACCGCAATTTTATGCTTACTAAGCTTACCACAATTCAGCATATTGCGAGTACCCAAAGTTCGTTCACTATTTCTGAAGTGAAAAATACGACCGAATTGGTTTTATAA